The DNA segment GTCGATGTCGGCCCTCTGGTGCATCGAGCGGACCCTCGCGCTCGTCGCGCCGGCGTGGTGAGCACATGGCTTCCGTGACGCCGACACCCAGGCAGTTGCAGACGATGATCGAGAGCGGCCCGGAAGGGCCGATCGTGATGGTCAACCTCCTCAAGTATCGGTCGAAGGCGGCCTACGGAGCAGACAGGCCCGAGGCGAAGGAGAACCTGAGCGGGCGCGAAGCCTACCAGCGCTATGGCGCGGTCGCCGTGCAGGTGCTCGACGAGATCGGGGCCCGGATCCTGTGGATGGGCCAGCAGAAGCTCGTCTTCATCGGCGGCGCCGAGCAGGAGTGGGATGACGTCGTCTGTGTACGCTACCCCTCGAGGATGGCGTTTCTCGAGATGATCGCGCGGCATGACTATCTCGCCGCCACCTACCATCGCGAGGCGGGACTCGAACGGACGGCGCTCCTCTGCTGCTCGGCCGGGAGCGCGTCATGAGCCATTGAGGCGCATCCTCTGGGCGCTCCTCGCGGTCGCCGTGGCCGTGGCCGCGGTGGGCACGCTCGCGCTCCGGTCGCCGCGGGTGCAGGACGCCATCGTCGCCCGCATCGCGCGCCGGCGAATCGGGAGAGACATGTGGGGCCTCCTCGCGCCCGACGCGCTCCGTGTCCTGCTCTGCGGGACGTCGTCGCCGATCCCGTCGCCACGACGTGCCGAGGCGTGCACGGCGGTCTTCGCGGGCCGTCGCATGTGGATCGTCGACACGGGGCCCGGAAGCTGGCGGACGCTCGCCCTCCGGCGCGTCCGCGGGGAGGCGATCGGCGCCGTCTTCTACACCCACCTTCACTCCGACCACATCGGCGAGCTCGGCGAGTTCAACCTGCAGACCTGGGTGGCCGGTCGCCCGGGCCCGCTGCGCGTGTACGGGCCCGACGGCGTGACCGACCTCGTCCACGGCTTCGCTCAGGCGTACGCGGCCGACACCCGCTTCCGCGTCGCACACCACGGCGCCGAGCTGCTGCCTCCCGATCGCGCCGCGATGATCCCCATCCCCGTCCTGCTCGACGGAGCCGAAGCGGCCCGTGTGCTCGACGAGGATGGCGTCGTGGTGAGCGCGTTCGCGGTCGCGCACGATCCCGTGAAGCCCGCCTTCGGCTACCGGTTCGACTACGGCGGCCGGTCCGTCGTCGTGAGCGGGGACACCCGCCCGTGTCCGAACCTCGTGAAGCAGGCGCGCGGCGCGGACGTCCTCGTGCACGAGGCGCAGGAAAACCGCCTCGTGCACATCATGGAGCAGGCGGCGCGCCAGAGCGGCGAATCGCGCGTCGCGAAGATCCTCGGCGACATCCCGGCCTACCACACGACTCCAGCCGATGCCGCCCGCGAGGCCGTCGAGGCGGGCGTGCGGCTCCTGGTGCTCACCCACTTCACCCCGCCTCCGGACAACGTTCTCCTGGCTCGCATCTTCCGGCGCGCCGTGAACGAGGTACCGCCGCACGGTCTCGTGCTCGGCGAGGATGGGACACTCATCGTCCTGCCGACCGGGTCGGACGCGGTCCGCGTGACCCGTCTCGATCCTTGAGGATCCATGCCCCTCCCTTGCGCGGTCAAGGCCGCTGCGGCGCCGCTGCGGCGCGGACACTGCGGTTGACCCTCAAAACGCGGGAAGCTACAAGGACTTTCCTCGCTCTTGCGGGTGTAGCTCAGTTGGCTAGAGCGTGTGCTTGCCAAGCACAAGGTCGCCGGTTCGACCCCGGTCACCCGCTTTGTAGTCCGCCGCCGGGTTCGGGCCGTTCGTAATCGTACAGCCCCACACTCACCGACCGTCACGGCGTGGACGCCCCCGGGCGCCGCGTACCGCCCAAAGTCTTCAGGCCCCTGAATGTACGAGGAGGAGCCAGCGGCGAGAAGCATGGCAAGGCGTTGGTATCGCCCTTGCACTTCCCTCCTCGGGGCAAATCGCAGATTCGTTTTCTGCTGGGGTGGATCATGTGGGGGAATCGAAAGCGCAAAGCGCAAAGCAAGCGGGGTCGTCTCGGCGCGTTCCTGGACGAGGGCTCGGAGATCGAGGGCAGCTACACGTGCACCGGCACCGTGATGCTGGACGCGAAGCTTCGCGGTGAGATCACAGCCACGGACACGCTGATCATCGGGGAGCGCGGTGTCGTCGAGGCGACCGTGCGAGCAGCCACCCTGGTGGTTCATGGCCAGGTGTTTGGAAACGTGAC comes from the Deltaproteobacteria bacterium genome and includes:
- a CDS encoding DUF1330 domain-containing protein — encoded protein: MASVTPTPRQLQTMIESGPEGPIVMVNLLKYRSKAAYGADRPEAKENLSGREAYQRYGAVAVQVLDEIGARILWMGQQKLVFIGGAEQEWDDVVCVRYPSRMAFLEMIARHDYLAATYHREAGLERTALLCCSAGSAS
- a CDS encoding MBL fold metallo-hydrolase; amino-acid sequence: MTISPPPTIARRDSNGRRSSAARPGARHEPLRRILWALLAVAVAVAAVGTLALRSPRVQDAIVARIARRRIGRDMWGLLAPDALRVLLCGTSSPIPSPRRAEACTAVFAGRRMWIVDTGPGSWRTLALRRVRGEAIGAVFYTHLHSDHIGELGEFNLQTWVAGRPGPLRVYGPDGVTDLVHGFAQAYAADTRFRVAHHGAELLPPDRAAMIPIPVLLDGAEAARVLDEDGVVVSAFAVAHDPVKPAFGYRFDYGGRSVVVSGDTRPCPNLVKQARGADVLVHEAQENRLVHIMEQAARQSGESRVAKILGDIPAYHTTPADAAREAVEAGVRLLVLTHFTPPPDNVLLARIFRRAVNEVPPHGLVLGEDGTLIVLPTGSDAVRVTRLDP
- a CDS encoding polymer-forming cytoskeletal protein, which gives rise to MHFPPRGKSQIRFLLGWIMWGNRKRKAQSKRGRLGAFLDEGSEIEGSYTCTGTVMLDAKLRGEITATDTLIIGERGVVEATVRAATLVVHGQVFGNVTATERVELKGGARITGDVEAPVIVMEAGALLDGQCRMTKDKPAEAPLALVVPIKG